The Flaviramulus sp. BrNp1-15 genome has a window encoding:
- a CDS encoding LytTR family DNA-binding domain-containing protein, translating into MNCIIIDDEATARAIINQLCSNVSSLNVLEEFPNAMQAIKYLNQNEIDLIFLDIHMPDFTGFDFIETLKNPPKIILTTSDPNFAIQAFEYDCIVDYLVKPITQERFQKGIDKAKAKQDAPTKSVSQTEKVETTSGNDLYVNIDRRLIKIDIPSIYLIEAKGDYIQVKTENKNYTVHSTLKKIEDKLPDSLFLKVHRSYIINVQKIIDIEDNSVLIKKDVIPVSRSNRPELMKRLNLL; encoded by the coding sequence ATGAATTGTATTATTATTGATGATGAAGCCACAGCTAGAGCTATCATAAATCAGTTATGCTCTAATGTTTCGAGTTTAAATGTTTTAGAAGAATTTCCTAATGCAATGCAAGCCATAAAATATTTAAATCAAAACGAAATTGATTTAATTTTTTTAGATATTCATATGCCAGATTTTACTGGTTTCGATTTTATTGAAACCTTAAAAAATCCCCCAAAAATAATCTTAACAACATCCGATCCTAATTTTGCCATTCAAGCATTTGAGTATGATTGTATTGTAGATTATTTAGTAAAACCTATTACACAAGAGCGTTTTCAAAAAGGGATTGACAAAGCAAAAGCTAAACAAGACGCACCTACAAAATCCGTTTCACAAACAGAAAAAGTAGAAACTACTTCTGGTAACGATCTATACGTTAATATTGATAGACGTCTTATAAAAATAGATATTCCTAGTATTTATCTTATTGAAGCTAAAGGAGATTACATACAAGTAAAAACAGAAAACAAAAACTACACAGTGCACTCTACATTAAAGAAAATTGAAGACAAATTACCAGACTCTTTATTCTTAAAAGTACATCGTTCTTACATCATTAATGTACAGAAAATAATTGATATTGAAGATAATAGCGTACTTATAAAAAAAGACGTTATCCCCGTAAGTCGTTCTAATAGACCAGAATTAATGAAGCGATTAAACTT
- a CDS encoding Hpt domain-containing protein, producing MEQPNLSYIHSMSGGDKAFEEKLIGIIKNEFPQEKEVYYKNLKDSNFKLAAENVHKLKHKISILGLTESYEIAVAFENNLLEGNTKLQEEFESILKIITNYLQKL from the coding sequence ATGGAACAACCTAACCTTTCATACATTCATAGTATGTCTGGAGGCGACAAAGCCTTTGAAGAAAAACTAATTGGCATTATTAAAAATGAATTTCCTCAGGAAAAAGAAGTGTATTATAAAAACCTAAAAGATAGCAATTTTAAGTTGGCAGCAGAAAATGTACACAAACTTAAACATAAAATTAGTATTTTAGGCCTCACAGAAAGTTATGAGATTGCAGTAGCGTTCGAGAACAACCTTTTAGAAGGTAATACTAAATTACAAGAAGAATTCGAATCTATTTTAAAAATCATAACTAATTATTTACAAAAGTTATAA
- a CDS encoding ATP-binding protein: protein MNSLLKRQIRKYLSEDLANSKDLEAFLDAVNRSYENYDEQFIMIQRSMAISSEELSVANEQLKEEAKAQQEVIDKLRRVLDTLKFYNLPENLSIDNLDLDGLKLIEFIDNQTKEIIEINKQRETLLSELAHQNQELSDYAHMVSHDLKSPLRSIDTLTAWLKEDYQDAFDTNGKNTLNLIRNNVEKMDTLIKGILEYSTIGKNQVEVYDVDLNILIEDIEKILHIPDHITLTKSNLPIVKGDKYRLQQLFQNLIGNAINYNDKANGVIEIGVEDKKKYWQFYIKDNGKGIEEVYFDKIFKTFEKLENNPKSTGIGLSIVKKIIDLYEGKIWLTSKINEGTTFYFTLKKDPNGTT from the coding sequence ATGAATTCATTACTAAAACGTCAAATACGAAAATATCTATCTGAGGACTTAGCAAACAGCAAAGACTTAGAAGCATTTTTAGATGCTGTAAATAGATCTTACGAGAATTATGACGAGCAATTTATTATGATTCAAAGGTCTATGGCAATAAGCTCAGAGGAACTTTCTGTTGCTAATGAGCAACTAAAAGAAGAAGCAAAAGCGCAACAAGAAGTTATAGATAAATTAAGACGCGTACTAGACACACTTAAGTTTTACAATTTGCCTGAAAACTTATCAATAGATAATTTAGATTTAGATGGTTTAAAATTAATTGAATTTATAGACAATCAAACTAAAGAAATTATTGAGATAAATAAACAAAGAGAAACTTTATTATCAGAATTAGCACATCAAAACCAAGAGTTAAGTGATTATGCACATATGGTGTCTCATGATTTAAAATCGCCCTTACGTAGCATAGATACGTTAACAGCTTGGTTAAAAGAAGACTATCAAGATGCCTTTGATACAAATGGAAAAAACACCTTGAATCTAATAAGAAACAATGTTGAAAAAATGGATACCTTAATTAAAGGTATTTTAGAGTATTCCACTATTGGAAAAAACCAAGTAGAGGTCTATGATGTAGACCTTAATATTTTAATTGAAGATATAGAAAAAATACTTCATATCCCCGATCATATTACATTAACAAAATCAAATCTACCAATTGTAAAAGGTGATAAATATAGATTACAACAATTGTTTCAAAACCTTATTGGAAATGCCATTAATTATAATGATAAAGCTAATGGAGTGATTGAAATTGGTGTAGAAGACAAAAAAAAGTATTGGCAATTTTATATAAAAGATAATGGCAAAGGTATTGAAGAAGTATATTTTGATAAAATATTCAAAACCTTTGAAAAATTGGAAAACAATCCAAAATCTACTGGTATTGGCTTATCAATAGTTAAAAAGATTATTGATTTATATGAAGGAAAAATTTGGTTAACTTCAAAAATAAATGAAGGCACTACCTTTTATTTCACCTTAAAAAAAGACCCAAATGGAACAACCTAA
- a CDS encoding FIST signal transduction protein, giving the protein MKTVQLKKYKNQNWQYVGEKQNLNKPLVLVFGNRYMLEEDSIYKEIKELYPDGEIVFGSTCAEISSNTVNEESITITAIEFEKSTFQIKTSNVLNTDLNSLKTGSELISQFPSEGLKYVFVVSEGSFVNGSQLTKGMSTSTQDNLLITGGLCGDDARFEKTLASYNENPKEGEIVAIGFYGETLEISFSIHGGWTPFGPERVVTKSKDNILYELDGKPALDLYKTYLGDKAKDLPGAALLYPLNVKSLDEKQSIVRSILNINEEDNAVILAGDIPENSKVQLMMTNVDNIANASERAAKQALEFRKNKPEIALLVSCIGRKLVLDQRVEEEIEEVIEVLGNGTVTCGFYSYGEIAPFHGETNCQLHNQTMTITLMSE; this is encoded by the coding sequence ATGAAAACAGTACAGTTAAAAAAATATAAAAATCAGAATTGGCAATATGTAGGAGAAAAACAAAACTTAAATAAACCTTTGGTTTTAGTTTTTGGTAACAGATATATGCTAGAAGAAGATTCTATTTATAAAGAAATAAAAGAATTATATCCAGATGGCGAAATAGTATTTGGTTCTACATGTGCAGAAATTTCTTCTAACACAGTAAACGAAGAAAGCATTACTATTACAGCTATTGAGTTTGAAAAAAGTACATTTCAAATTAAAACAAGTAATGTTTTAAACACAGATTTAAATAGTCTTAAAACAGGAAGCGAACTTATAAGTCAATTTCCATCAGAGGGTTTAAAATATGTTTTTGTAGTATCAGAAGGTAGTTTTGTAAACGGTAGTCAACTTACAAAAGGAATGAGTACATCAACTCAAGATAACTTACTAATTACCGGAGGGTTATGTGGTGATGATGCACGTTTCGAAAAAACGCTTGCATCCTACAATGAAAATCCAAAAGAAGGCGAAATAGTCGCTATTGGTTTTTATGGAGAAACATTAGAAATCTCGTTTTCAATTCATGGTGGTTGGACGCCTTTTGGTCCAGAACGTGTTGTAACAAAATCTAAAGACAATATACTTTACGAGTTAGATGGCAAACCTGCTTTAGATTTATATAAAACATATTTAGGAGATAAAGCTAAAGACTTACCAGGAGCTGCATTATTATATCCTTTAAATGTAAAATCATTGGATGAAAAACAATCTATAGTAAGATCTATTTTAAATATAAATGAAGAGGATAATGCAGTGATTTTAGCTGGAGATATACCAGAAAACTCCAAGGTACAACTCATGATGACTAATGTGGATAATATTGCAAATGCATCAGAAAGAGCTGCAAAACAGGCTTTAGAATTTAGAAAAAACAAGCCCGAAATTGCATTATTAGTAAGTTGTATAGGTAGAAAACTAGTGCTAGACCAACGTGTAGAAGAAGAAATTGAAGAGGTTATAGAAGTTTTGGGTAATGGCACTGTTACCTGTGGTTTTTATTCTTATGGAGAAATTGCTCCTTTTCATGGAGAAACAAATTGTCAATTACACAACCAAACTATGACTATAACGCTAATGAGCGAATAA
- a CDS encoding PAS domain-containing sensor histidine kinase: protein MSQEEVEILKRALKREKAARKAAEKILEDKSRVLYETSQKLKESNAQLEQHLIEKSSQLQGVFENIVDAYVVIDLEGNVIKFNDAATKLFGYNIDDEPVNVVNLIYREDYEYAMSSFANLKTKGFFKNYEARVYTKSKQVKWVHINASVIFDGFKKPIGAQGIVRDVTEEKLLKKQLEDQKNQLSIIINNSPIGISLSKSDKKGLLLVNNSLCNMLGYTPDEFNKLQVQDLTHPEDEEISKANREKLFNGEIDNFNLEKRYIKKNGSILWAKTNVIAVRNDYGEIDYQVATIEDVSKEREAKEKLIESENRLSTLILNLDSGIVLEDENRKIVLANKKFCDLFNINHEPSALVGMDCKTASEQNMILFKDPEAFIQRMHFIDKEKKLVIGDELEMLDGKILERNYMPISTGDKSQGFLWTFTDVTLKRTYRKSLEAQKQKYYSIIANMNLGLVEVNNQDEILMVNQSFEEISGYKEEELKGRKGGEVFPIEGGSNTIKEENKKRQKGQSNSYELKVKNKAGEIRYWLISGAPNYNLEGEVVGSIGIHLDITELKSLELQKERLLKKLERSNDELQEYAHIVSHDLKSPLRSIHALVSWLKEDNKGKLDDISLQNFAHIETTLEKMEQLITDVLNYSSVGADTSEKLDVDLNSLVNELVSILYIPEHIEIKSLNILPVVKGDKTKLQQLFQNLISNAVKFIDKEEGCIVIDVEELKTHYKFSIQDNGIGIDKKFHDKIFKIFHSLNKSKDSTGIGLSIVKKIIDLHEGEIWLDSEPNVGTTFYFTLKKQ, encoded by the coding sequence ATGAGTCAGGAAGAAGTTGAAATATTAAAAAGAGCTTTAAAAAGAGAAAAAGCTGCAAGAAAAGCTGCAGAAAAAATTCTTGAAGATAAATCAAGAGTCCTATACGAAACCTCTCAAAAACTAAAAGAATCTAACGCACAGTTAGAACAACACTTAATTGAAAAATCTTCACAACTACAAGGTGTTTTTGAAAACATTGTAGATGCCTATGTAGTTATAGATCTAGAAGGTAATGTTATAAAATTTAATGATGCTGCCACAAAACTTTTTGGCTATAACATAGATGATGAACCTGTAAATGTTGTTAACCTAATTTATAGAGAAGATTATGAATATGCCATGTCTTCATTCGCAAACCTTAAAACAAAAGGGTTTTTTAAAAATTATGAAGCACGAGTTTACACAAAATCTAAACAAGTAAAATGGGTACACATTAATGCTAGTGTAATATTTGATGGGTTTAAAAAGCCTATTGGAGCCCAAGGCATTGTTAGAGATGTTACAGAGGAAAAATTACTAAAAAAACAATTAGAAGATCAAAAAAATCAACTTAGCATTATAATTAACAATTCTCCAATTGGTATTTCACTTTCAAAAAGCGACAAAAAAGGCTTGTTACTGGTAAACAATTCTTTGTGTAATATGCTTGGATATACTCCTGATGAATTTAATAAATTACAAGTTCAAGATTTAACGCATCCAGAAGATGAAGAAATATCTAAAGCTAACAGAGAAAAACTCTTTAATGGCGAAATTGATAATTTCAACTTAGAAAAAAGATATATTAAAAAAAATGGAAGCATTCTCTGGGCAAAAACAAATGTTATAGCTGTAAGAAATGATTATGGTGAAATTGATTATCAAGTAGCTACCATTGAAGATGTATCTAAAGAACGTGAAGCTAAAGAAAAGTTAATAGAGTCTGAAAACAGACTGTCTACTCTAATTTTAAATCTGGATAGTGGAATAGTTTTAGAAGATGAAAATCGAAAAATTGTGCTTGCAAATAAAAAGTTTTGCGACCTCTTTAACATAAATCATGAACCCAGTGCTTTAGTTGGTATGGATTGCAAAACTGCTTCAGAACAAAATATGATATTGTTTAAAGATCCTGAGGCCTTTATACAAAGAATGCATTTTATAGATAAGGAGAAAAAATTGGTTATTGGTGATGAGTTAGAAATGTTGGATGGAAAAATACTAGAACGCAATTACATGCCAATTTCTACCGGCGATAAATCTCAAGGATTCCTATGGACATTTACAGACGTTACCTTAAAAAGAACATACCGCAAAAGTCTTGAAGCGCAAAAGCAAAAATATTACAGCATTATAGCCAATATGAATTTGGGCTTGGTTGAAGTAAACAATCAAGATGAAATTTTAATGGTAAACCAGAGTTTTGAAGAAATATCTGGATACAAAGAAGAAGAATTAAAAGGCAGAAAAGGTGGAGAAGTTTTTCCTATTGAAGGAGGTTCTAATACTATTAAAGAAGAAAACAAAAAACGTCAAAAAGGCCAATCAAATTCTTATGAACTTAAAGTAAAAAATAAAGCTGGAGAAATTAGATACTGGCTAATAAGTGGAGCACCAAACTATAACTTAGAGGGTGAAGTAGTTGGATCTATAGGCATTCATTTAGACATTACTGAATTAAAAAGTCTTGAACTTCAAAAAGAGAGGTTACTTAAAAAACTAGAAAGAAGTAATGATGAACTTCAAGAATATGCACATATTGTTTCTCATGATTTAAAATCACCATTACGCAGTATTCATGCATTAGTAAGCTGGTTAAAAGAAGACAACAAAGGAAAGCTAGACGATATAAGTCTTCAAAACTTTGCACACATTGAAACTACTTTAGAAAAAATGGAGCAACTTATAACCGATGTATTAAATTACTCTAGCGTTGGTGCAGATACTTCAGAAAAATTAGATGTTGATTTAAATAGTTTAGTAAACGAATTAGTTAGCATATTATATATTCCAGAACATATAGAAATTAAAAGTTTAAATATTTTACCTGTTGTTAAAGGAGATAAAACCAAATTACAACAACTGTTTCAAAACCTTATTAGTAATGCTGTAAAGTTTATTGATAAAGAAGAAGGATGTATTGTAATAGATGTTGAAGAATTAAAAACACATTATAAATTTTCAATTCAAGATAATGGTATAGGTATTGATAAAAAATTCCATGATAAAATATTTAAAATATTCCATTCCCTTAATAAAAGTAAAGACTCTACTGGAATTGGATTGTCTATCGTTAAAAAAATTATCGATTTACATGAAGGCGAAATTTGGTTAGATAGTGAGCCAAACGTAGGAACTACTTTTTATTTCACTTTAAAAAAACAATAA
- a CDS encoding heme NO-binding domain-containing protein produces MKGIVFTEFLDLVEDKFGLEMVDKIINASKLESGGVYTSVGTYRFSEMLQLLQHLSENTGISIDDLLLVYSEHFFSVLEQSYPDLMATYKDPIEMLSSIEDHIHIEVRKIYPDAELPTFEIVEKTDNSLIMIYKSSRAMHHFGLGLMNKTFEHFNSTATIELEKIKEDGTEVRFVINKN; encoded by the coding sequence ATGAAAGGAATTGTATTTACAGAATTTCTAGACCTGGTAGAAGATAAGTTTGGTCTAGAAATGGTTGACAAAATAATTAACGCATCAAAATTAGAATCAGGTGGTGTTTACACATCTGTTGGTACTTACAGATTTTCTGAAATGCTTCAATTATTACAACATTTAAGCGAGAATACTGGAATTTCTATAGATGATTTACTGTTAGTCTATTCTGAACATTTTTTTAGTGTTTTAGAACAAAGTTATCCTGACCTTATGGCAACTTATAAAGACCCTATAGAAATGCTTTCTTCTATTGAAGATCATATACATATTGAGGTTAGAAAAATATACCCTGATGCAGAATTACCTACTTTTGAAATCGTTGAAAAAACGGATAACTCACTAATAATGATATATAAATCTAGTAGAGCTATGCATCATTTTGGGCTTGGTTTAATGAATAAAACATTTGAACACTTTAACTCTACAGCAACAATAGAGCTAGAAAAAATTAAAGAAGACGGAACTGAAGTTAGGTTTGTTATTAATAAAAATTAA
- a CDS encoding response regulator gives MKTLKVLLIEDDMIEVMKLNRVITSLNLSHKIIEANNGEEALKLLEKKDNLPDIILLDLNMPKINGIEFLSILKDDDTLKYIPTIILTTSNNERDLIECYKIGIAGYILKPLKYEDYVSKIEKLLSYWSINELKKI, from the coding sequence ATGAAAACCCTTAAAGTATTACTTATTGAAGACGATATGATTGAAGTGATGAAATTAAACAGAGTCATTACATCACTAAACTTATCGCACAAGATAATTGAAGCCAACAATGGAGAAGAAGCTCTAAAATTATTAGAGAAAAAAGATAATCTTCCAGATATTATTTTATTAGATTTAAATATGCCTAAAATAAATGGCATAGAATTTTTATCCATTTTGAAAGACGACGATACTCTAAAATATATTCCCACTATAATTTTAACTACTTCTAATAATGAAAGAGATTTAATAGAATGTTATAAAATAGGTATTGCAGGATATATTTTAAAACCATTAAAATATGAAGATTATGTTTCTAAAATTGAAAAATTATTATCATATTGGAGCATTAACGAACTAAAGAAAATATAA